The Arctopsyche grandis isolate Sample6627 chromosome 10, ASM5162203v2, whole genome shotgun sequence genome window below encodes:
- the Sply gene encoding sphingosine-1-phosphate lyase, translating to MEVAKESFTVMTDSVNKLFANKEPWQIVSVTAASVYASMWLWDILSDSEGICKKSRKTFFKWARKVPAVRRIVEIKMKKINDDYITEVEERLKTVNCIGVLPKEGLSGEDLIEEVNKQLSLGNYNWKDGKVSGAVYCLDDELRRITTEVYGLASYTNPLHSDVFPGVNKMEAEVVRMAANLFNGGPDACGTMTTGGTESIIMACKAYRDLAMERGISKPEMVVPITAHSAFDKAAQYLKIGVRTIPVDPVTLKADIKAMRQAISSRTCMLVGSAPNFPYGTMDDIEAIAAMGEKNGIPVHVDGCLGGFLLVFMREAGFELPPFDFSLKGVTSISADTHKYGYAPKGSSVVLYRDTKYRHYQYTVTTEWPGGVYGSPTVNGSRAGGVIAACWATMRYFGKDRYVEFTKKIIDTSKYIEDKLRTIPGIYVFGKPATSVIAIGSKDFDIFRLSDSLNKYGWNLNVLQFPSGIHICVTLLHTKPGIAEQFIEDVTREVTLLMKDPEKPVEGKMAIYGVAQGTPDRALVGDIVKYFIDSNYYIPLNTGEKKPPLKNNNEE from the exons ATGGAAGTAGCAAAAGAGTCCTTCACCGTTATGACGGATTCTGTGAATAAACTATTCGCAAATAAGGAACCTTGGCAGATCGTCTCGGTGACTGCGGCCAGTGTTTATGCATCCATGTGGTTATGGGACATTCTCTCGGACAGCgaag GTATTTGCAAaaaatctcgcaaaacatttttcaaatggGCTCGGAAAGTTCCGGCAGTCAGGAGAATAGTGGagatcaaaatgaaaaaaataaatgacgaTTACATTACCGAAGTAGAAGAGCGACTCAAAACCGTCAATTGCATCGGCGTCCTGCCGAAAGAAGGTCTATCCGGCGAAGATCTGATAGAAGAAGTAAACAAACAACTTTCCTTAG GTAATTACAACTGGAAAGACGGCAAAGTTTCTGGCGCCGTATATTGCCTGGACGACGAACTACGCAGAATCACCACAGAAGTCTATGGCCTAGCTTCATACACCAACCCTCTGCACTCTGATGTGTTCCCCGGCGTGAATAAAATGGAGGCCGAAGTCGTTCGAATGGCTGCAAACCTCTTCAACGGTGGCCCGGATGCCTGCGGAACG ATGACCACTGGTGGGACCGAATCTATAATAATGGCCTGCAAAGCGTACCGAGACTTGGCGATGGAACGTGGCATTAGTAAACCTGAAATGGTGGTACCGATAACAGCACACTCTGCGTTCGATAAAGCCGCTCAGTATCTTAAAATCGGAGTGAGGACTATTCCCGTCGATCCGGTCACGCTAAAGGCCGACATCAAGGCTATGCGACAGGCTATTTCGTCCAGGACTTGCATG cTCGTCGGATCAGCTCCAAACTTCCCCTATGGAACAATGGACGATATTGAAGCCATTGCTGCGATGGGTGAAAAGAACGGTATTCCAGTTCATGTCGACGGTTGCTTGGGTGGATTCCTACTCGTTTTCATGAGAGAAGCAGGTTTCGAGTTGCCGCCTTTCGACTTCAGTCTAAAAGGTGTTACAAGCATATCGGCAGACACCCACAAA TATGGCTATGCTCCGAAAGGATCGTCCGTAGTACTGTACCGTGATACGAAATATCGCCATTACCAATATACGGTAACTACCGAGTGGCCTGGTGGTGTATACGGATCCCCGACAGTCAACG GTTCCAGGGCTGGAGGAGTTATTGCCGCTTGTTGGGCAACTATGAGATACTTCGGAAAGGATCGTTATGTTGAATTTACCAAGAAAATTATTGACACTTCCAAGTACATCGAAGATAA GTTGCGCACTATTCCTGGTATTTACGTATTTGGGAAACCAGCCACATCTGTCATAGCGATCGGTTCAAAAGATTTCGATATATTCAGACTATCCGACTCCTTGAACAAATACGGCTGGAACTTAAACGTCCTACAATTTCCTTCTGG AATACATATTTGCGTCACGCTATTGCACACTAAGCCTGGCATTGCGGAACAATTTATCGAAGACGTAACACGAGAAGTAACCTTACTAATGAAAGATCCAGAAAAGCCGGTCGAAGGAaag ATGGCCATATATGGTGTTGCTCAAGGTACTCCAGATCGAGCATTGGTCGGAGACatcgttaaatattttatcgattCCAACTATTACATCCCATTAAACACTGGTGAGAAGAAACCacctcttaaaaataataatgaagagTAA
- the Vha14-1 gene encoding V-type proton ATPase subunit Vha14-1, with the protein MALHSAVKGKLISVIGDEDTCVGFLLGGVGEINKNRHPNFMVVDKNTAVSEIEDCFKRFIKRDDIDIVLINQNVAELIRHVIDAHTQPVPSVLEIPSKDHPYDASKDSILRRARGMFNPEDLVR; encoded by the exons ATGGCTCTTCACTCAGCTGTCAAGGGAAAGCTCATCAGCGTCATCGGTGATGAG GATACATGTGTCGGATTTCTCTTAGGAGGAGTGGGCGAGATCAACAAAAACAGACACCCCAATTTCATGGTGGTCGATAAAA ACACGGCCGTGAGCGAGATCGAGGACTGTTTCAAACGTTTCATAAAACGAGACGACATCGACATCGTCCTGATCAACCAGAACGTGGCCGAACTCATCCGGCACGTGATAGACGCACACACGCAGCCCGTTCCGTCGGTGCTCGAAATTCCATCCAAGGACCATCCGTACGATGCTAGCAAAGATTCGATTTTGCGTCGTGCCAGG GGTATGTTCAATCCGGAAGACCTCGTTCGTTaa
- the CAH9 gene encoding carbonic anhydrase 9, with translation MKIGFLGAFLVLSSTTFEVVLGDGFGYAIADQRRWRKRHIGCGGRHQSPISVNTRRAIPLKMPALEMVGYHDLLPSPIKLHNNGHSVTLSVPHPDADKGEKLPYIFGARLDSEYELEGLHFHWGDKNNRGSEHVLNDIRYPMEMHIIHRNRKYATVSEAVIYRDGLTVLGFFYQIRDEEAKELNHLVRNLSIISDHNQSMLLNTSFTLSSLIPKNLDRFYTYRGSLTTPPCSEAVTWILFPDLLPVSVYQMEKFRQLSAGAESMLVDNFRHLQPLNNRRVFVRAINGNSQKYIKYNNIHYTKWDWLGSESTEDEENEI, from the exons TTGTTCTGGGCGATGGCTTCGGATACGCAATCGCTGATCAGAGAAGATGGAGGAAGAGGCATATCGGATGCGGTGGAAGACACCAATCGCCCATCAGCGTCAACACGAGGAGAGCCATTCCGCTGAAGATGCCTGCCTTGGAGATGGTGGGCTACCACGATTTGCTACCCAGTCCCATCAAATTGCACAACAATGGACATTCAG TAACACTTTCTGTCCCACATCCGGATGCCGATAAAGGAGAAAAGCTACCGTATATATTCGGAGCCAGATTAGACAGCGAGTACGAGTTGGAAGGATTGCACTTTCATTGGGGCGATAAAAACAATCGTGGCAGTGAACATGTGCTGAACGATATTCGTTATCCAATGGAAATGCATATAATTCACAGAAACAGAAAGTATGCCACCGTCAGCGAAGCTGTGATTTATCGCGACGGGTTGACCGTGCTGGGATTTTTCTATcag ATACGCGACGAAGAAGCGAAGGAATTAAACCACTTAGTGAGAAACCTATCAATCATAAGCGATCACAATCAGAGTATGCTGTTAAACACGAGCTTCACCCTGTCTTCGCTCATACCGAAGAATCTCGACAGGTTTTACACTTACAGAGGTTCGTTGACGACTCCGCCCTGCTCCGAGGCCGTAACTTGGATTCTCTTCCCTGATCTGCTGCCTGTTTCCGTTTATCAG ATGGAAAAGTTCAGGCAGTTATCGGCCGGTGCCGAGTCGATGCTGGTCGACAACTTCAGACATTTGCAACCGTTGAATAATAGACGGGTTTTCGTCCGGGCGATAAATGGAAACTcgcaaaagtatataaaatacaataacataCATTATACCAAGTGGGATTGGTTAGGTTCGGAATCTACAGaagatgaagaaaatgaaatttga